A region from the Geobacter benzoatilyticus genome encodes:
- the rpsO gene encoding 30S ribosomal protein S15, with protein sequence MLVTDKKKEIITSFKRHDSDTGSPEVQVAILTERITYLTEHFKVHKKDHHSRRGLLKIVGQRRRLLDYLKKKDVERYRAIIEKLGIRR encoded by the coding sequence GTGCTGGTAACGGACAAGAAGAAAGAGATCATTACTTCGTTCAAGCGTCACGACAGTGATACGGGGTCTCCGGAGGTGCAGGTTGCGATCCTCACCGAGCGGATCACCTATCTGACGGAGCACTTCAAGGTTCATAAAAAGGACCACCACAGCCGGCGCGGTCTCCTGAAGATCGTCGGCCAGAGAAGGAGACTCCTCGATTACCTCAAGAAGAAGGATGTTGAGAGGTATCGGGCAATAATCGAGAAGCTCGGCATACGGCGTTAA
- a CDS encoding aminopeptidase, producing MLDPRVRNLAEVLVNYSTRVKKGDVVLITATGTECMPLVKEVYALCLARGAKYVEYSFHIPEIDRHFYNNGTKSQLSFFPQHKLDFMKQVTVYIAISGSPNSMVMANANQKNMIEWSRTTRPIVDWRVKNTRWVITRYPTHGAAQEAKMSLEEYEEYLFAACCIDWELESRKQEKLKRLMDRADMVRIKASDTDLSFSIGGLNGIKCDGRFNIPDGEVFTAPVRDSVEGYITYNCPTIYQGKEFNNIRLEFEHGQIVKATSPNMDKELNCILDTDKGARYIGEFAIGVNPNINEPMRNILFDEKIFGSIHFTPGQCYDECDNGNRSAVHWDMVKILKGDGEIWFDGVLIQKDGVFVHKDLEALNPKK from the coding sequence ATGCTTGATCCCCGTGTTCGCAATCTTGCTGAAGTTTTAGTGAACTACTCAACCAGGGTAAAGAAAGGTGATGTGGTTCTCATCACAGCTACCGGCACTGAATGCATGCCGCTGGTGAAAGAAGTATATGCGCTCTGCCTCGCCCGCGGGGCCAAGTACGTTGAATACTCATTCCATATTCCGGAAATTGATCGTCATTTCTATAACAATGGGACCAAGTCTCAACTATCTTTTTTCCCCCAACACAAACTGGATTTCATGAAACAGGTCACCGTTTACATTGCCATATCCGGTTCCCCGAACTCCATGGTAATGGCGAATGCCAATCAGAAGAACATGATAGAGTGGTCGAGGACAACCCGGCCAATCGTTGATTGGCGCGTAAAGAACACCCGCTGGGTGATAACCCGTTACCCCACTCACGGGGCTGCCCAGGAAGCAAAGATGAGTCTTGAAGAATATGAAGAATACCTCTTTGCTGCATGCTGTATAGATTGGGAGCTCGAATCGCGTAAGCAGGAAAAGCTGAAGCGACTCATGGATAGGGCGGACATGGTGCGGATAAAGGCTTCGGATACAGACCTGTCCTTCAGTATCGGCGGGCTGAATGGCATTAAATGCGACGGCCGATTCAACATACCCGATGGAGAAGTATTCACTGCCCCCGTGCGGGATTCCGTAGAAGGATATATCACCTATAATTGCCCGACTATCTATCAAGGGAAAGAATTCAACAATATCCGTCTTGAATTCGAGCATGGTCAAATTGTAAAGGCCACTTCACCCAATATGGATAAAGAGCTTAATTGCATACTTGATACTGATAAAGGGGCCCGCTATATAGGCGAGTTCGCCATTGGGGTGAACCCGAATATAAACGAACCCATGCGTAATATTCTTTTTGATGAAAAGATATTCGGGTCAATCCATTTTACGCCTGGTCAATGTTATGACGAATGCGACAATGGTAACCGTTCGGCTGTTCACTGGGACATGGTAAAGATACTTAAGGGAGATGGGGAGATATGGTTTGACGGTGTCCTCATTCAAAAGGATGGCGTTTTCGTTCATAAGGACCTTGAAGCCCTCAATCCGAAGAAATAA
- the dut gene encoding dUTP diphosphatase, producing MKSCAVKIRQLRRSDDRNLPCYMTTHAAGMDLCADIDDDLILNPGERKLVPTGLAIALPDGFEAQVRPRSGLALKHGIALVNSPGTIDPDYRGEIGVILINHGCEPFVVKRGERIAQIVFAPFARAELVEVDELDMTARGEGGFGHTGR from the coding sequence ATGAAAAGCTGTGCTGTAAAGATACGTCAACTTCGGCGGTCCGACGACCGGAACCTTCCTTGTTACATGACGACACATGCTGCCGGCATGGATCTTTGTGCCGACATCGACGATGATCTCATCCTTAACCCCGGGGAGCGTAAACTGGTTCCGACCGGTCTTGCAATTGCACTCCCCGATGGGTTTGAGGCTCAGGTGAGGCCCAGGAGCGGTCTTGCGCTTAAGCATGGGATTGCCCTTGTGAATTCTCCGGGTACCATTGATCCAGATTACCGGGGCGAGATCGGGGTAATTCTCATCAATCACGGTTGTGAACCGTTTGTGGTAAAACGTGGCGAGAGGATTGCCCAGATTGTGTTTGCCCCCTTTGCGCGTGCTGAGCTTGTGGAGGTTGATGAACTCGACATGACTGCGCGAGGCGAAGGCGGATTTGGCCATACCGGCCGATGA
- a CDS encoding M16 family metallopeptidase, translating to MVSKTILDNGVRVISEYMPHAHSVSIGIWVANGSRHERREHNGVAHFIEHLLFKGTSRRTALDIAREIDSVGGVLNAFTGREYVCYYAKVLDKNLPQAVDLLTDIFLNSTFNPDEIEKERKVVLQEISMLEDSPDDYVHDLFHRSFWRGHPLGMSILGSVESVGNLSRDDIIAHRDAMYRSEDIIIAVAGNVRHDELLKLIDGCFDRVPGGTGRNLCHIPDYGQKVEVVEKELEQLHICLGTKSLPYNHPRRFEVYLMNTILGGSMSSRLFQEIRERLGLVYSVYSYVVSHTDAGSLVVYAGTSPNKLNDVLEITCAELRRLKVDEVPEPELASAREQLKGNILLSLESSDNRMTKLAKNEIYFGRYLSLAELTGGFDGVTSEGICELANDIFSIDCVTLALTGKIVGAAPKVSQLVL from the coding sequence ATGGTAAGTAAAACAATTCTAGACAACGGCGTGCGGGTCATATCCGAGTATATGCCCCACGCCCATTCAGTATCGATTGGGATATGGGTAGCCAACGGCTCCCGTCATGAACGACGGGAGCACAATGGTGTCGCCCATTTCATCGAACATCTGCTGTTCAAGGGGACTTCGCGCCGCACGGCACTCGACATCGCCCGCGAGATAGATTCGGTCGGGGGGGTGCTTAACGCGTTCACCGGCCGTGAATATGTCTGCTACTACGCCAAGGTTCTCGACAAGAATCTTCCGCAAGCTGTAGATCTCCTCACCGACATCTTCCTTAATTCCACCTTCAACCCCGATGAAATTGAGAAAGAGCGTAAAGTGGTTCTCCAGGAAATCAGCATGCTGGAGGATTCACCCGATGATTACGTTCACGACCTTTTCCATCGCAGTTTCTGGCGGGGCCACCCTCTGGGAATGTCGATACTCGGCAGCGTGGAGAGCGTCGGTAACCTGTCTCGTGATGACATCATCGCACATCGCGATGCGATGTATCGTTCAGAAGATATTATTATCGCTGTGGCTGGCAATGTGCGTCACGACGAACTCCTGAAACTCATCGACGGCTGTTTTGACCGGGTACCGGGCGGCACGGGGCGCAATCTTTGCCATATACCTGACTACGGCCAGAAGGTGGAAGTGGTCGAGAAAGAGCTGGAACAGCTCCATATCTGTCTGGGGACCAAGTCGCTGCCGTACAACCATCCCCGACGGTTTGAAGTTTACCTCATGAATACCATCCTGGGCGGGAGTATGAGTTCGCGTCTTTTCCAGGAAATCCGCGAACGATTAGGCCTTGTCTACTCGGTTTATTCCTATGTGGTGTCCCATACGGATGCGGGATCGCTTGTGGTTTATGCCGGCACCAGCCCCAACAAGCTCAATGATGTGCTTGAAATAACTTGTGCTGAACTGAGAAGGCTGAAGGTCGACGAAGTCCCCGAGCCTGAACTTGCTTCAGCCCGCGAACAACTCAAGGGGAATATACTGCTTTCACTCGAGAGTTCGGACAACCGGATGACCAAACTTGCCAAGAATGAGATTTATTTTGGCCGATACCTTTCTCTTGCGGAACTGACCGGCGGATTCGACGGGGTTACCTCTGAAGGTATTTGTGAACTGGCCAATGATATTTTCTCCATTGATTGCGTCACGCTTGCTCTGACCGGCAAAATCGTTGGAGCGGCCCCCAAAGTTTCACAACTTGTTTTGTAG
- the truB gene encoding tRNA pseudouridine(55) synthase TruB encodes MDGFIVIDKPAGLTSHDIVARVRRILGLKKVGHTGTLDPFATGVLPVAVGEGTKAIPYLDESVKVYRATMVIGSATDTQDCTGRVEREGDWSHLLPETVTDVIGAFVGRIKQVPPMYSAVKQGGVPLYRLARKGCEVEREPRDVEINSIRIEHMSLPLIEFTVSCSRGTYVRTLAHDIGARLGCGAHLKELRRMRSGPFDLLGAITLDDLIRLKDSGEINSCFIAPNAALGHLLEIELSEEDARKVYCGVSPSCHDAYVPQEDGARVRLVHNGKLLAVAEIRADKLGQGNKSLRLIRVFN; translated from the coding sequence ATGGATGGATTCATAGTTATTGACAAGCCTGCCGGCTTGACCTCCCACGACATAGTAGCGCGCGTCAGACGTATTCTCGGCCTGAAAAAAGTTGGCCATACCGGCACCCTTGACCCTTTCGCCACTGGTGTGTTGCCGGTTGCTGTCGGCGAGGGAACCAAGGCGATACCGTACCTTGACGAGTCGGTGAAGGTTTATCGGGCTACGATGGTGATCGGTTCTGCTACCGATACCCAGGATTGTACCGGCAGGGTCGAGCGGGAAGGGGACTGGTCTCATCTTCTGCCGGAAACAGTTACCGATGTCATCGGGGCTTTTGTCGGCCGAATCAAGCAGGTTCCTCCCATGTACTCTGCCGTCAAGCAGGGGGGGGTTCCGTTGTATCGTCTTGCTCGAAAGGGGTGCGAGGTGGAGCGGGAACCTCGGGACGTCGAGATCAATTCAATCAGGATTGAACACATGAGTCTGCCCCTGATTGAGTTCACGGTTTCCTGCTCTCGTGGCACCTATGTGCGAACCTTGGCCCATGACATAGGGGCGCGCCTCGGTTGCGGCGCCCATCTCAAGGAATTGCGCAGAATGCGGAGCGGCCCGTTTGACCTCCTCGGAGCCATCACCCTTGATGACTTGATTCGGCTCAAGGATTCGGGGGAAATAAATTCCTGTTTCATTGCGCCCAATGCAGCACTTGGTCATCTTTTGGAGATAGAGCTTTCAGAGGAAGATGCCCGTAAAGTGTATTGCGGCGTCTCACCTTCGTGCCATGACGCATATGTGCCCCAGGAGGACGGGGCAAGGGTACGGTTGGTTCATAATGGCAAGCTTCTCGCTGTTGCGGAAATCCGGGCGGATAAACTGGGGCAGGGGAACAAAAGCCTAAGGCTTATAAGGGTTTTTAACTAG
- the pnp gene encoding polyribonucleotide nucleotidyltransferase yields MKEQKVTVDFGGRTITIATGKMAKQASGAVMVSCGDTMVLVTAVALKSAKEGQDFFPLTVNYQEKAYAGGKIPGGFFKREGRPTENETLTCRFIDRPIRPLFPENFLNDTQIMATVVSADQDNDPGILAMIGASAALEVSDIPFFGPIAGVKVGRVDGKFVCNPTAEQLEASDLEVVVAASRDAVIMVEGGAAEISEADLLEAIFFGHSSVQPIIDAQIELRKLAGVPKRVIDTPVVDEALKAKVTELARAQMDEAVKIRSKQERHNRIDAIVDETLAALEADFPGRAAEIKDFLEGFEYELVREHILKDGERIDGRDTRTIRPITSEVGILPRVHGSALFTRGETQALVAATLGTSSDEQRIDSLYGESRKRFMLHYNFPPFSVGETSFRLAPGRREIGHGYLAERALERVLPKHDDFPYTIRIVSDILESNGSSSMASVCGGALSMMDAGVPITAPVAGIAMGLIKEGDDVAILSDILGDEDHLGDMDFKVAGTANGVTAIQMDIKITGVTREIMGQALDQAKEGRLHILGKMADALTAPRSDMSPYAPRITTIWVKTDKIRDVIGSGGKNIRGITESTGVSIDIEDTGKINIASTNKEACDKAIKMIRDLTAEAEEGKLYMGTVRKVMDFGAFVEIFPGTDGLVHISELDTERVKNVTDILKEGDKVLVKCIGIDKQGKIKLSRKEALGAVLPE; encoded by the coding sequence ATGAAAGAGCAGAAGGTAACAGTAGATTTTGGCGGCAGGACCATTACCATTGCGACCGGCAAGATGGCTAAGCAGGCAAGTGGAGCCGTCATGGTAAGTTGCGGCGACACCATGGTTCTTGTTACGGCTGTTGCGCTGAAATCTGCCAAGGAAGGGCAGGATTTCTTCCCTCTCACCGTCAACTACCAGGAGAAGGCCTATGCCGGCGGAAAGATTCCCGGCGGCTTCTTCAAAAGGGAAGGGCGCCCCACGGAAAATGAGACTCTTACGTGCCGTTTCATTGACCGTCCCATCCGCCCCCTATTCCCCGAAAATTTCCTTAACGACACCCAGATCATGGCGACTGTTGTTTCTGCCGATCAGGACAATGATCCCGGCATTCTTGCCATGATTGGCGCTTCTGCCGCACTCGAAGTTTCCGATATTCCTTTCTTCGGTCCCATTGCCGGCGTCAAGGTCGGCCGGGTTGACGGTAAATTCGTCTGCAACCCGACTGCCGAGCAGTTGGAAGCCAGTGACCTGGAAGTTGTTGTCGCAGCAAGCCGCGATGCCGTTATCATGGTTGAGGGGGGAGCCGCCGAGATTTCAGAGGCCGATCTGCTTGAAGCGATCTTCTTCGGTCATTCATCGGTGCAGCCAATCATTGATGCCCAGATTGAACTGCGCAAACTTGCCGGTGTTCCGAAGCGCGTAATCGATACGCCGGTTGTTGATGAGGCTTTGAAGGCGAAAGTTACCGAGCTTGCCCGCGCCCAGATGGATGAGGCGGTTAAAATCCGTTCGAAGCAGGAACGTCATAATCGTATCGACGCCATCGTTGATGAGACACTTGCTGCCCTCGAAGCCGACTTCCCCGGCCGAGCCGCTGAAATCAAGGATTTCCTCGAAGGGTTCGAGTACGAACTGGTGCGTGAGCATATTCTGAAGGATGGCGAGAGGATCGATGGCCGCGATACCAGAACCATCAGGCCCATCACCTCCGAGGTCGGTATTCTCCCCCGCGTTCACGGTTCGGCACTCTTTACCCGTGGCGAAACCCAGGCTCTCGTTGCTGCCACACTCGGAACTTCCAGTGACGAGCAACGTATTGATTCCCTCTACGGAGAAAGCCGGAAGCGCTTCATGCTCCACTATAACTTCCCTCCGTTCTCCGTGGGTGAAACGAGTTTCCGCCTTGCTCCGGGCCGGCGTGAAATCGGCCATGGGTATCTTGCCGAGCGGGCCCTTGAGCGTGTTCTGCCCAAGCATGATGATTTCCCCTACACCATCCGGATTGTGTCGGATATCCTGGAAAGCAATGGTTCATCCTCCATGGCTTCTGTCTGTGGCGGCGCCCTTTCAATGATGGATGCCGGTGTTCCCATTACCGCTCCGGTGGCCGGCATTGCCATGGGTCTCATCAAGGAGGGGGACGATGTAGCAATCCTTTCCGACATCCTCGGCGATGAAGACCACCTGGGAGATATGGACTTTAAGGTGGCGGGGACCGCAAATGGCGTGACAGCCATCCAGATGGATATAAAAATCACCGGTGTAACCCGCGAGATTATGGGACAGGCTCTCGATCAGGCAAAAGAGGGACGCCTCCATATTCTCGGCAAAATGGCCGATGCCCTTACGGCTCCGCGTTCCGACATGTCGCCCTACGCTCCGCGCATTACCACTATCTGGGTCAAGACCGACAAGATCCGCGACGTCATAGGTTCCGGTGGCAAGAATATCAGAGGCATTACCGAGTCCACCGGTGTCTCGATCGATATTGAGGATACAGGCAAGATCAACATTGCGAGCACTAACAAAGAAGCTTGCGACAAGGCGATCAAGATGATCCGCGATCTTACGGCGGAAGCGGAAGAAGGCAAGCTCTACATGGGCACTGTTCGCAAGGTGATGGATTTTGGCGCTTTTGTTGAAATTTTCCCTGGAACGGATGGCCTTGTTCACATTTCCGAACTCGACACCGAGCGGGTAAAGAATGTCACGGACATCCTGAAGGAAGGTGACAAAGTTCTTGTAAAATGCATTGGCATTGACAAGCAAGGGAAGATAAAACTATCCCGCAAAGAAGCCCTGGGGGCTGTATTGCCCGAATAA